The Geotalea uraniireducens Rf4 genome window below encodes:
- a CDS encoding addiction module protein: MHTKKEVLAEALNLPPIERAELIEELLTSFEFPDRRRLDRLWAEEADDRIKAFKQGEFETIPMEKVFAKINR; the protein is encoded by the coding sequence ATGCATACCAAAAAAGAAGTGTTGGCCGAAGCCCTGAATCTCCCGCCGATAGAGCGAGCCGAGCTGATCGAGGAGCTCCTCACCAGTTTCGAGTTCCCCGACCGCCGACGCCTCGACCGGCTCTGGGCTGAAGAAGCGGATGATCGCATAAAGGCATTTAAACAGGGTGAATTTGAAACGATCCCGATGGAAAAAGTCTTCGCCAAAATCAATCGGTGA
- a CDS encoding CRISPR-associated endonuclease Cas3'' → MTDYYAHSENDNKDKHLLAKHLHETANLVESFACRREYKPIFKMTGLLHDLGKYQQAFQNYLENGGRRGSVPHASWGAGYASKFKIHEASIAIDGHHKGMPDKAAWKSDTNPYIHDDVPDFKDVVQKFIDDVGFVESDINSQEPVSFNNGFQREIFV, encoded by the coding sequence ATGACGGATTATTATGCCCATTCGGAAAACGATAACAAAGATAAGCACCTTCTAGCAAAGCATCTGCATGAAACCGCTAATCTTGTGGAATCATTTGCCTGTCGTCGGGAATACAAACCCATTTTCAAAATGACGGGTCTATTGCATGACCTCGGCAAGTACCAACAGGCATTTCAGAACTATCTTGAAAACGGCGGACGTCGTGGCAGTGTGCCTCATGCTTCGTGGGGAGCCGGATATGCGAGTAAATTCAAAATACATGAAGCATCAATTGCAATTGACGGCCACCATAAGGGAATGCCAGACAAAGCAGCATGGAAGAGCGACACAAACCCTTACATTCACGATGACGTTCCTGATTTCAAGGATGTCGTGCAAAAATTTATTGATGATGTCGGTTTTGTTGAGTCAGATATCAATTCACAGGAACCTGTATCCTTTAATAATGGATTTCAGCGGGAAATCTTTGTTTAG
- a CDS encoding sensor histidine kinase — MAEMTDNTATASFSTLDEGPIPEELAAAHKKIALDTIIPVMIEAMPDYVLVLNRQRRVLAVNSRLLKAFGIADARILIGLRPGEVMHCIHADESPDGCGSGKHCRKCAAVMAIVETELTHGQVTKEYRITVDKGEWGALDLEVLVTPLEIADMQLNLFVMRDISAEKRRKVLEQVFFHDVINTAGGIHGLAETLAEENALDADEERHYKQWMVTLSGKLVDEILYQRNLLAAEKGEFKPNLGIVEVGELLREEHALYAKHGVAADRNLVLGPVTECKIISDGAILRKILGNLVKNALEATQKGGTVTLSCVEDDEWLTFHVNNPGVMPEDVQLQLFQRSFSTKAAEGRGIGTYSVKLFGERYLKGKVAFTSQEPDGTTFTFSMPKST; from the coding sequence ATGGCCGAGATGACCGACAACACAGCAACTGCAAGCTTTTCTACCCTCGACGAGGGACCAATCCCGGAGGAACTCGCAGCCGCCCATAAGAAGATCGCCCTCGACACCATCATCCCGGTCATGATCGAGGCGATGCCGGATTACGTGCTGGTCCTCAACCGGCAGCGCCGGGTGCTGGCGGTCAACAGCCGCCTGCTGAAAGCCTTCGGCATAGCGGATGCCCGGATACTGATCGGGTTGCGGCCCGGCGAGGTCATGCACTGTATTCATGCCGATGAAAGCCCGGACGGCTGCGGCAGCGGCAAGCATTGCCGAAAATGCGCGGCGGTGATGGCCATTGTCGAAACCGAGCTGACCCATGGCCAGGTAACCAAAGAGTATCGAATCACCGTCGACAAGGGAGAATGGGGCGCACTCGACCTGGAGGTGTTGGTGACGCCGCTGGAAATTGCCGACATGCAGCTGAATCTGTTCGTCATGCGTGATATCAGCGCGGAAAAGCGGCGGAAAGTTTTGGAGCAGGTATTCTTTCACGACGTGATCAATACTGCCGGAGGCATACATGGACTGGCCGAGACGCTGGCTGAGGAAAACGCGCTCGATGCGGATGAGGAAAGGCACTACAAGCAGTGGATGGTTACCCTTTCAGGCAAGCTGGTTGACGAGATTCTCTATCAGCGGAACTTGCTGGCGGCGGAAAAAGGGGAATTCAAACCGAACCTGGGGATTGTCGAGGTGGGAGAGCTTTTGCGCGAAGAGCATGCGCTCTACGCCAAGCATGGGGTAGCTGCAGACAGAAACCTGGTCCTCGGCCCGGTAACCGAGTGCAAGATCATCAGTGATGGGGCAATCCTGCGGAAGATCCTCGGCAATCTCGTCAAAAACGCACTGGAAGCCACGCAAAAGGGGGGAACGGTGACTCTGTCCTGCGTTGAGGACGATGAATGGCTCACCTTCCACGTCAATAACCCCGGCGTGATGCCGGAGGATGTGCAGCTCCAGCTCTTCCAGCGTTCGTTCAGCACCAAGGCAGCCGAAGGGAGAGGCATCGGCACTTACAGCGTCAAGCTGTTCGGCGAGCGCTACCTGAAAGGAAAGGTGGCCTTCACGAGCCAAGAGCCCGATGGGACCACCTTCACTTTTTCCATGCCCAAGAGTACATAA
- a CDS encoding pyridoxine 5'-phosphate synthase, producing MAKLGVNIDHVATIRQARGGVEPDPVAAAAIAELAGADGITIHLREDRRHIQDRDLKLLRQTVKTRLNLEMAATDEMVNIAISVKPDMCTLVPEKRQELTTEGGLDVRLNLESIKEAVQRLQDGGLIVSLFIDPDPDQIKAADKTGADYIEIHTGAFAEARDWKSEQAELAKIENAIKLAGKLGMGINAGHGLNYANIRKVAALGGIEEYNIGHSIISKAVLVGLDRAVRDMVDLVKYA from the coding sequence ATGGCTAAACTGGGGGTCAATATCGATCACGTCGCCACCATCCGCCAGGCGAGGGGGGGCGTCGAGCCCGACCCGGTAGCAGCGGCCGCCATAGCCGAGCTGGCCGGCGCCGACGGCATCACCATCCATCTGCGTGAAGACCGCAGGCATATCCAGGACCGCGATCTGAAGCTTCTGCGCCAGACCGTGAAGACGAGACTCAACCTGGAGATGGCCGCCACCGACGAGATGGTCAACATCGCCATATCCGTCAAGCCCGACATGTGCACGTTGGTGCCGGAGAAGCGGCAGGAGCTGACCACCGAGGGGGGACTCGACGTGCGGCTCAACCTGGAAAGCATAAAAGAAGCGGTGCAGCGGCTGCAGGACGGCGGCCTGATCGTCAGCCTCTTCATCGATCCCGATCCCGACCAGATCAAGGCGGCCGACAAGACGGGTGCAGACTACATCGAGATCCATACCGGCGCCTTCGCCGAAGCGCGTGACTGGAAGAGCGAACAGGCGGAGCTGGCAAAGATCGAAAACGCCATAAAGCTCGCCGGAAAGCTCGGCATGGGGATAAATGCCGGTCACGGGCTGAACTACGCCAACATCAGGAAGGTCGCGGCCTTAGGCGGCATCGAGGAGTACAACATCGGCCACTCCATCATTTCCAAGGCGGTGCTGGTTGGGTTGGATAGGGCGGTGCGGGATATGGTGGATCTGGTGAAGTACGCTTGA
- a CDS encoding CopG family ribbon-helix-helix protein produces MKSASVTVKLPEPVKTRLDRLAKATHRSRSSLVSAAVEEMLSVEEWQIQGIREALHEADSGNLIAHEEIKLEWETRRARQVDK; encoded by the coding sequence GTCAAACTGCCGGAACCGGTCAAAACACGTCTGGACCGTCTCGCCAAGGCCACACATCGGAGCAGGTCGTCTCTCGTTTCGGCCGCTGTCGAAGAGATGCTCTCCGTGGAAGAGTGGCAGATTCAGGGAATCAGGGAAGCTTTGCATGAGGCCGATTCCGGCAACCTGATTGCCCACGAAGAGATCAAACTTGAATGGGAGACACGGCGTGCACGTCAAGTGGACAAGTAA
- a CDS encoding type II toxin-antitoxin system RelE/ParE family toxin, protein MKIRFFPSAEAELQDAVNYFNSQCEGLGFEFAAEIQRTIERIISNPEAWTKLSVYCHRCRTKRFPHAVIYYIENNLLFVVSIMHMKREPNSWRTYLPPHKQ, encoded by the coding sequence ATGAAAATCAGGTTTTTCCCATCGGCTGAAGCTGAGCTTCAAGACGCCGTCAACTACTTCAACAGCCAATGCGAAGGCCTCGGATTCGAGTTCGCTGCGGAGATACAGCGAACGATCGAACGCATAATCAGCAATCCAGAAGCATGGACGAAGCTCTCCGTTTATTGCCACCGGTGCCGCACCAAACGTTTTCCCCATGCCGTGATTTACTACATCGAAAACAACCTGCTCTTCGTTGTCTCCATCATGCACATGAAACGCGAGCCAAACTCCTGGCGGACGTACTTGCCGCCTCACAAGCAATAA
- a CDS encoding type II toxin-antitoxin system RelE/ParE family toxin yields MHVKWTSKARRDLYSVDGYISQDNPTAAAETVLKIIAAVESLSQHAEMGRPGRVPDTRELVIPGLPFIVPYRISSSTIVILRVYHTSRKWPDQL; encoded by the coding sequence GTGCACGTCAAGTGGACAAGTAAGGCACGTCGTGACTTGTACAGCGTCGATGGTTACATTTCACAGGACAACCCCACCGCTGCTGCAGAAACGGTTCTGAAAATCATTGCCGCCGTAGAATCGCTCTCCCAGCACGCGGAAATGGGGCGGCCCGGCAGAGTCCCCGACACTCGGGAACTGGTCATTCCCGGTCTCCCCTTTATAGTCCCCTATCGCATCAGCAGTTCCACAATCGTCATCCTTCGTGTCTACCACACATCCCGCAAGTGGCCAGATCAGCTTTAA
- the folP gene encoding dihydropteroate synthase — protein MVRFPETWAIGRRSLDLSRRPCIMGILNVTPDSFSDGNSFFSREKAVDRALEMEAEGADIIDIGGESTRPNAAPVDEQEELRRVIPVIEGLAGRLKIPISIDTYKASVAGAALAAGAEIVNDISGLSFDIRMAEVVAVAGSGLVVMHTRGNPLEMQANTAYGDIIAEITASLRGSLALAASAGIAADRIAVDPGIGFGKSVSGNLEIVRRLAEFAELGRPVLVGPSRKSFIGKVLGRESDDRLYGTAAVVAVALVNGASIFRVHDVKEMRDVADMARALSRPGA, from the coding sequence ATGGTACGTTTCCCCGAAACCTGGGCGATTGGCCGTCGCAGCCTCGATTTGTCCCGGCGTCCGTGCATCATGGGGATACTCAATGTCACCCCAGATTCATTTTCCGACGGCAACAGTTTTTTCAGCCGTGAAAAGGCCGTAGACCGTGCTCTGGAGATGGAGGCCGAAGGGGCTGACATTATCGACATCGGCGGCGAGAGTACCCGTCCAAACGCTGCGCCGGTTGACGAACAAGAGGAACTCAGGCGGGTGATACCCGTCATCGAGGGCCTTGCCGGACGGCTGAAAATTCCCATTTCCATCGATACGTACAAGGCATCCGTAGCCGGGGCCGCTCTTGCTGCGGGTGCAGAGATCGTCAACGACATCAGCGGCCTTTCCTTCGACATCCGGATGGCGGAGGTGGTCGCAGTCGCCGGTTCCGGTCTGGTAGTGATGCATACCCGCGGCAATCCCCTGGAGATGCAGGCCAATACGGCTTATGGCGATATAATTGCCGAAATTACCGCATCCTTGCGAGGTTCCCTGGCTCTGGCAGCATCGGCAGGGATAGCCGCCGACCGGATCGCCGTCGATCCCGGTATCGGCTTCGGCAAGAGCGTGTCTGGTAATCTGGAGATTGTGCGGCGACTGGCGGAGTTCGCAGAGCTGGGCCGCCCGGTTCTTGTGGGACCGTCACGAAAGTCCTTCATCGGCAAGGTCCTTGGACGAGAGTCGGATGACAGGCTTTACGGTACGGCAGCCGTAGTTGCCGTTGCGCTTGTCAACGGCGCTTCAATTTTCCGGGTGCATGATGTAAAAGAAATGCGTGATGTCGCAGACATGGCGAGGGCACTCAGCAGGCCTGGAGCCTGA
- the cdaA gene encoding diadenylate cyclase CdaA — protein sequence MTDFPQNYGLLLDLFDIALAAVIIYRLSLLIKGALAVRILLVLASLLLCSMFSRLAGLQTLRLISNSVLSSSCIVLVIIFQTDIRRAFATLNRVRHGKQRETGEAESIIEELATAAETLASKRIGALIVIERGMSVDSFIAVGTDIDAKVTSELISSIFLPYSPIHDGAVIIQKGKLTRAGCFLPLTQNPEISKALGTRHRAALGLTELVDAVVIVVSEETGAISVVLGGRKTNDLESSTLRKVLKRLIEARWLS from the coding sequence ATGACAGACTTTCCGCAAAATTACGGCCTGTTGCTGGATTTGTTCGATATAGCACTGGCAGCCGTCATCATCTATCGACTCAGCCTGCTCATAAAGGGAGCGTTGGCGGTTCGAATCCTGCTTGTGCTCGCCTCGTTGCTTCTCTGCTCCATGTTTTCCCGTCTTGCAGGCCTGCAAACCCTGCGTCTGATCTCAAACAGCGTACTTAGTTCCTCATGCATCGTTCTCGTCATCATTTTCCAGACCGATATCCGTCGGGCATTTGCGACCCTGAACCGGGTCCGCCACGGTAAACAACGGGAAACAGGAGAGGCCGAGTCGATTATCGAGGAGCTTGCCACTGCTGCGGAGACGCTGGCAAGCAAGCGGATCGGCGCCCTTATCGTCATTGAACGGGGGATGTCCGTCGACAGTTTCATAGCGGTGGGAACCGATATTGACGCCAAGGTCACCAGCGAGCTCATATCTTCAATATTTCTCCCGTATTCGCCGATCCACGACGGGGCGGTAATCATTCAGAAGGGAAAACTGACGCGGGCCGGTTGCTTTCTCCCCCTGACCCAGAACCCGGAAATCAGCAAGGCCCTCGGCACACGGCACAGGGCCGCCTTGGGGTTGACGGAGCTGGTGGATGCAGTGGTCATCGTAGTTTCCGAAGAAACAGGCGCCATATCGGTCGTGCTTGGCGGACGAAAAACCAACGATCTTGAATCATCCACCCTGCGCAAGGTTTTGAAGCGTCTTATCGAAGCCAGGTGGTTGTCATGA
- a CDS encoding transposase — translation MTYNPDIHHRRSIRLREYDYSSNGAYFVTICAQGRECLFGDILDGEMRLNDAGRMVAEWWVKLPGKFPNVALDEYFVMPNHFQGIICIVGAGFPRPVFANDDVGAGSSRPVFANDDVGAGFPRPLSPENQNLGGETTENLGGRTPENLGGRTPENQGGRTPPLRKPTLGQIVGFFKYQTTKQINFMRDNPGVPVWQRNYFERVIRDEAELAGIREYIHFNPSKWTEDDEYPT, via the coding sequence ATGACCTATAACCCTGACATTCACCACCGTCGTTCCATCCGTCTGCGGGAATACGATTATTCCTCGAACGGCGCGTATTTCGTCACGATATGCGCGCAGGGGCGGGAATGTTTGTTCGGCGATATTCTGGATGGTGAAATGCGCCTGAACGATGCGGGGCGGATGGTGGCGGAATGGTGGGTAAAATTGCCGGGGAAATTTCCGAATGTGGCATTGGATGAATACTTCGTCATGCCCAACCATTTCCAAGGCATCATTTGCATCGTAGGGGCGGGGTTCCCCCGCCCTGTTTTTGCCAATGACGATGTTGGGGCGGGGTCATCCCGCCCTGTGTTTGCCAATGATGACGTAGGGGCGGGGTTTCCCCGCCCGCTTTCGCCGGAAAATCAGAACCTGGGCGGGGAGACCACGGAGAACCTGGGCGGGAGGACCCCGGAGAACCTGGGCGGGAGGACCCCGGAGAATCAGGGCGGGAGGACCCCGCCCCTACGGAAACCGACGCTTGGGCAGATTGTTGGTTTTTTCAAATACCAGACGACGAAGCAGATCAACTTCATGCGCGACAATCCGGGCGTGCCGGTCTGGCAACGCAATTATTTCGAGCGCGTCATCCGCGACGAAGCGGAATTGGCCGGCATCCGGGAATACATCCATTTCAATCCATCGAAATGGACAGAAGACGATGAATATCCAACGTAG
- a CDS encoding CdaR family protein: MSIRENLEKEKWLMVLSLLVAVLLWLFTAGERDGQIVLNVPLEYGNLSTDLAIVNHPPAQVEVTVAGPRILLLKLKRERMKITLDLRSAREGSTVFGGLERFVRLDRELRVTGLSPAIVEVKTAAAGRPQGK; the protein is encoded by the coding sequence ATGAGCATACGCGAGAACCTGGAGAAGGAAAAGTGGCTCATGGTGCTGTCGCTTCTGGTGGCAGTGCTCCTCTGGTTGTTTACCGCGGGGGAGAGGGATGGGCAGATTGTGCTGAACGTTCCTCTGGAGTATGGAAACCTGTCGACGGATCTCGCCATCGTCAATCACCCTCCCGCCCAGGTCGAGGTGACTGTGGCCGGACCGCGCATCCTCCTTCTCAAGCTCAAGAGGGAGCGAATGAAAATTACGCTCGATCTGCGCAGCGCCAGGGAAGGGAGCACCGTTTTCGGCGGGCTGGAAAGGTTTGTCAGGCTTGATCGTGAACTGCGGGTAACGGGGCTCTCTCCGGCGATTGTCGAGGTGAAAACGGCAGCGGCTGGAAGACCACAGGGCAAATAA
- the cas2 gene encoding CRISPR-associated endonuclease Cas2, with amino-acid sequence MWIVVCYDVNTETPKGRKRLRRVAQVCKNYGQRVQKSVFECQVNEMKFEELRRKLLREIVKEEDNLRLYRLTEPRDDHVETYGLSRTIFFEEPLIV; translated from the coding sequence ATGTGGATAGTCGTCTGTTATGACGTGAACACTGAAACACCAAAAGGGCGGAAACGTTTGCGCAGGGTGGCACAGGTATGCAAGAACTACGGCCAACGGGTGCAGAAGTCGGTGTTCGAGTGCCAGGTGAATGAGATGAAGTTTGAGGAACTGCGCCGGAAACTTCTGAGAGAAATCGTCAAAGAAGAGGATAATCTGCGGCTTTACCGCCTTACTGAACCTAGGGATGATCATGTGGAGACCTACGGTTTGAGTCGCACGATATTTTTCGAGGAGCCGTTGATTGTCTGA
- a CDS encoding endonuclease domain-containing protein: MREYGRVLKDASRELRKNMTEAEQRLWSHLRGKQLLGVQFYRQKPIGPYIVDFFAPGAGLVVEADGSQHREPENARRDEERDRFLVGEELRVLRFDNYQILRDTDAVIQRIIDAIQEGLRNPP; this comes from the coding sequence ATGCGAGAATATGGTCGAGTACTGAAGGATGCCTCCCGTGAACTTCGAAAAAATATGACTGAGGCTGAGCAACGATTATGGTCACATCTACGAGGAAAACAGTTGCTTGGTGTGCAGTTTTATCGTCAAAAGCCGATTGGACCCTATATCGTGGACTTCTTTGCTCCCGGTGCTGGATTGGTGGTTGAAGCTGATGGCAGTCAACATCGGGAACCGGAAAATGCAAGGAGAGACGAGGAGCGGGACAGGTTTCTCGTCGGAGAAGAGTTAAGAGTTCTGAGGTTCGACAATTATCAGATATTGCGTGATACGGATGCTGTGATACAGCGGATTATTGATGCAATTCAAGAAGGGCTCAGAAATCCCCCCTGA
- the glmM gene encoding phosphoglucosamine mutase, with translation MKKLFGTDGVRGVANVYPMTTEMAMQIGRAAAYIFRNGKRRHRIVIGKDTRLSGYMIENALVAGICSMGVDVLQVGPLPTPGIANITSSMRADAGVVISASHNPFQDNGIKFFSRDGFKLPDEMELRIEELIFSGKIDSLRPIATEVGKAYRIDDAVGRFVVFLKSTFPKDLDLSGLKIVLDCANGAAYKVAPAVLEELGAEVIAIGVKPNGTNINAGCGSLYPNIISEAVKEHRADLGIALDGDADRVIFVDEFGHEVDGDHIMAICATDMLKQNKLRENTLVATVMSNMGLDIAVKKAGGRVIKTAVGDRYVVEEMQKGGYNLGGEQSGHMIFLDHNTTGDGVLSALQVLAVMQRHNKRLSELAEVMIPLPQVLVNVRVTEKRDVMTIPEVAGLIGDIEAKVKDEGRILIRYSGTEPLLRVMLEGQDKYQITGWAKEIAELVEKNIGGSEHG, from the coding sequence ATGAAAAAACTGTTCGGTACCGACGGCGTCAGGGGGGTGGCCAACGTTTATCCCATGACCACGGAGATGGCCATGCAGATAGGGCGGGCTGCCGCCTATATATTCAGGAACGGCAAGCGCAGGCACCGGATCGTCATCGGCAAGGACACCCGTCTTTCCGGTTATATGATAGAAAACGCCCTCGTCGCCGGCATCTGCTCCATGGGTGTTGACGTGCTCCAGGTGGGACCGCTGCCGACCCCGGGGATCGCCAACATCACCTCATCCATGCGCGCGGACGCAGGGGTGGTCATCTCCGCTTCCCATAACCCTTTTCAGGATAACGGCATCAAGTTCTTTTCCCGCGACGGCTTCAAGCTTCCCGACGAGATGGAACTGCGCATCGAAGAGCTGATTTTTTCCGGCAAGATCGATTCCCTCCGCCCCATTGCCACCGAAGTGGGTAAGGCCTACCGGATCGACGACGCCGTCGGTAGATTCGTCGTCTTTCTGAAGAGCACGTTTCCCAAAGACCTGGATCTGTCCGGGCTCAAGATTGTTCTGGACTGCGCCAACGGCGCCGCCTACAAGGTTGCCCCGGCAGTGCTTGAGGAGCTTGGGGCGGAGGTCATCGCCATCGGCGTGAAGCCGAACGGCACCAACATCAATGCCGGCTGCGGCTCCCTGTATCCGAATATTATCAGCGAGGCGGTCAAGGAGCACCGGGCCGACCTGGGGATAGCCCTGGACGGCGACGCCGACCGGGTGATCTTTGTCGACGAGTTCGGCCACGAGGTGGACGGCGACCATATCATGGCCATCTGCGCCACCGACATGCTGAAGCAGAACAAGCTGCGCGAGAACACCCTCGTTGCCACGGTGATGAGCAACATGGGGCTCGATATCGCCGTAAAAAAAGCGGGGGGCAGGGTGATAAAAACCGCTGTCGGCGACCGCTACGTGGTGGAAGAGATGCAGAAGGGTGGATACAACCTGGGTGGCGAGCAGTCCGGCCACATGATCTTCCTCGACCACAATACCACGGGTGACGGGGTGCTTTCGGCCCTCCAGGTGCTGGCCGTCATGCAGCGTCATAACAAGCGCCTTTCCGAGCTGGCCGAGGTCATGATTCCGCTCCCCCAGGTGCTCGTCAACGTCCGCGTAACCGAGAAGAGAGACGTCATGACCATCCCGGAAGTGGCGGGTCTGATAGGAGACATCGAAGCGAAGGTGAAGGACGAAGGGCGTATCCTGATCCGTTACTCCGGCACTGAGCCGCTCCTGCGCGTCATGCTTGAAGGTCAGGACAAGTACCAGATTACCGGCTGGGCCAAGGAGATTGCCGAGCTGGTCGAGAAAAACATCGGAGGAAGCGAACATGGCTAA
- a CDS encoding CRISPR-associated endonuclease Cas1: protein MTEPILPPLKPIPIKDRLSVLFVEKGNLDVLDGAFVVVDKTGVRTHVPVGGVACLMLEPGTRVSHNAVVLASRVGCLLVWIGEAGVRLYASGQPGGARVPHMRGDSPGFTPLFQRGLRNRQSQCLSRSRG from the coding sequence ATGACCGAACCCATTCTTCCCCCATTGAAACCGATCCCCATCAAAGACCGCCTCTCGGTCCTCTTCGTTGAGAAGGGGAACCTTGATGTGCTCGACGGCGCATTCGTTGTGGTGGACAAGACCGGGGTCCGCACCCATGTCCCCGTCGGCGGCGTTGCCTGCCTCATGCTGGAGCCGGGGACGCGGGTCTCCCACAATGCGGTGGTGCTGGCCAGCCGGGTGGGGTGCCTCCTCGTCTGGATCGGTGAGGCCGGGGTGCGGCTTTACGCCTCCGGTCAGCCGGGCGGGGCGCGTGTTCCCCACATGCGTGGGGATTCCCCAGGTTTCACCCCCCTTTTTCAAAGAGGGCTAAGAAATCGGCAAAGCCAGTGTTTGTCGAGATCTCGGGGTTAA
- the cas4 gene encoding CRISPR-associated protein Cas4, which yields MIPEPSDPIMISALEHYSYCPRQCALIHVEQTFHENLYTMRGRDVHENVDAESSHEIAGVRYERALPIWCCRLKLVGKADLVEFHGDVPYPVEYKSGRHRAGHHEALQLLAQAVCLEEMLNINVEKGALYWHGSRERKEIVFTDAMRAHLEEVVAATHEMIANCHLPPPVNDKRCKDCSLKESCLPHVVGEKGRSRKAARDLFVLNPP from the coding sequence ATGATACCTGAACCCTCCGACCCCATCATGATCTCCGCCCTGGAGCATTACAGCTACTGCCCGCGCCAGTGCGCCCTGATCCATGTGGAGCAGACCTTTCACGAGAACCTCTACACCATGCGCGGCCGCGACGTACATGAGAATGTTGACGCGGAATCCTCCCACGAGATTGCTGGAGTGCGCTATGAACGTGCCTTGCCCATCTGGTGCTGCCGGTTGAAGCTGGTCGGCAAGGCCGATCTGGTGGAGTTCCACGGTGACGTTCCCTATCCGGTGGAGTACAAGTCGGGCCGTCATCGCGCCGGACATCATGAGGCGTTGCAGCTCCTGGCCCAGGCGGTCTGCCTGGAAGAGATGCTCAACATAAATGTGGAGAAAGGGGCACTCTACTGGCATGGTTCGCGGGAGCGGAAAGAGATTGTATTTACCGATGCCATGCGGGCGCATCTGGAGGAGGTCGTCGCCGCCACTCATGAGATGATCGCGAATTGTCATCTTCCGCCGCCGGTGAACGACAAGCGTTGCAAGGATTGTTCTCTGAAAGAGTCTTGCCTGCCGCATGTTGTGGGGGAGAAGGGGAGGAGCCGGAAGGCAGCCCGTGACTTGTTTGTGTTAAATCCCCCCTGA